The Chryseobacterium indicum genome includes a window with the following:
- a CDS encoding peptidylprolyl isomerase: MNVDKETYEGLNDGLYANLQTTKGNLIVKFEDKKAPVTVANFIGLAEGKIDNKAKAKGVPYYDGTIFHRVIKDFMIQGGDPQGTGMGDPGYKFEDERNDLKHTGKGVLSMANSGPNTNGSQFFITEVATPWLDGRHTIFGKVVKGEDVIDAIANVEKGAQDKPKTDIVLEKVSVFSKGDEYKNYDAAKTFTEGKAKIAENNKAFLAKEEAEKAKKEAEFKANQEKMVEDLKAGMQKTESGLYYKITKTTEGKAPKAGDNVSVHYAGKLVDGSEFDSSFKRNEPIEIPIGMGRVIKGWDEGILLLKEGETATLLIPPAMGYGERGAGGVIPPNAWLIFDVELVKVK; the protein is encoded by the coding sequence ATGAACGTAGACAAAGAAACTTACGAAGGTCTTAATGACGGACTTTATGCGAATCTTCAGACGACAAAAGGTAATTTGATCGTAAAATTCGAGGATAAAAAAGCACCGGTAACTGTGGCTAATTTTATTGGTCTTGCAGAAGGAAAAATCGATAACAAAGCGAAAGCGAAAGGCGTTCCTTATTATGACGGAACGATTTTCCACAGAGTGATTAAAGATTTCATGATTCAGGGGGGAGATCCTCAGGGAACAGGAATGGGAGATCCGGGATATAAATTCGAGGACGAAAGAAACGATCTTAAGCATACCGGAAAAGGAGTGCTTTCTATGGCGAATTCGGGACCGAATACCAACGGTTCCCAGTTCTTCATCACGGAAGTGGCTACACCTTGGTTAGACGGAAGACACACGATCTTCGGAAAAGTGGTAAAAGGTGAGGATGTAATCGATGCGATTGCGAATGTAGAAAAAGGAGCGCAGGATAAGCCTAAAACTGACATCGTTTTGGAAAAAGTTTCCGTTTTCAGCAAAGGAGACGAGTACAAAAACTACGATGCAGCAAAAACTTTCACGGAAGGAAAAGCTAAAATTGCAGAAAACAACAAAGCGTTTTTAGCAAAAGAAGAAGCTGAAAAAGCTAAAAAAGAAGCTGAATTTAAAGCCAATCAGGAGAAAATGGTTGAAGATCTGAAAGCAGGAATGCAGAAAACAGAATCCGGTCTTTACTATAAAATTACGAAAACAACAGAAGGAAAAGCTCCGAAAGCAGGGGACAACGTTTCTGTACACTATGCAGGAAAACTGGTAGACGGATCGGAATTCGATTCTTCTTTCAAAAGAAATGAGCCGATTGAAATTCCTATCGGGATGGGAAGAGTAATTAAAGGCTGGGACGAAGGAATCCTTTTGTTAAAAGAAGGTGAAACGGCTACTTTACTGATTCCGCCGGCAATGGGTTACGGAGAAAGAGGAGCAGGAGGAGTAATTCCGCCAAACGCGTGGTTAATCTTCGATGTTGAGCTTGTAAAAGTAAAATAA